gcccctgagaggtggagagagagagagagagagagagagagagagagaagtttcTTGGGTCTGaccgtgaccaaaaggaagcaaaggccccatataaaatgggaataggagctggctacgagtcttcccccttgattgaagggaggtggagagtttcctggcctgcagaggggaaatttaggaagttggggacggtagttttgttttggatggagagagagagagaggagggatttggttggcttgatacacgcctgaagccactcttatctttcatcccttctcttgtttggttttggtcttggttttccttccctcacattactcctgatccagctgggccatcaggaagaagggggattggaaatggacttcttggagggtggagattcttttaattttctcctctcggtttcttctcccctcttgggtggtcgagagaggagggagggggttgaatggctgctgtgctgtgatgttgcggttgctgcttgggtactcacttgaaggggagatggtgggatgggacttttattaattagatggagtcaatttcccataatgcccctacgttctcttatagagaggtttctttctggacaaattcttttctttaccttgaccatgaagtgccatgggatgactttttcctattctgctcttgcttgacatgataaacaatattgccaagcattatctcagttatttaatcagtttcatggcccttctTTAGAATAATTACTTTTCTGTACttccattcaaaaataatattaaattaaaaaggtttcttgcccatctttgttagattcatgtatctttgttgaaatagcgtacttgatagctatctattttcatatcatttttttaaatattttatacttattacaaaaatttattattaaaaaaaaagaggcctcattcattggattcgccttaggcccccaaatgtattgggccgccctgGCGTAAAGTTATGACTTGTTTTAGCAAAAGGTCAGGGAGCTTTAATTCATTATATCATTACCGTATGCTACAGGACCGCCACTGCTATTCTCGTGTGCTAGAGCTTCTGGTGAATGTATGGGCATACCACAGTGCACGGCGGATGGTATTTGTGAACCCTGAGACTGGAGCAATGCATGAACAACACAAGCTGAAGAACCGGAGGGGTCATATGTGGATCAGATGGTTCTCATATGCCACCTTGAAGAGCATGGATGAGGATTTGGCAGAGGAATCAGATTCCGATCACCCTGATCGGAGATGGCTGTGGCCTTCAACTGGTGAAGTCTTTTGGCAGGGTATGTATGAGAGGGAGCGAAACTTGCGCCAGCAgcagaaggaaagaaggaaacagCGGAGTATAGATAAGATTCGAAGAATACGGAAGCGAGCACACCAAAAAACCCTTGGAAAGTACATAAAGCCACCACGCGAGGAGACTGGTGATTTGAACACAACGAGAACTCTTTGATCATTATTTACCATACAAATCTTTTAATGATTCTTTTTTCCCCATTTTCCTATTTTTTGTTTTCCCCCTACCTAGTTATTGCAGGGTGCACAAATGTGATTAGATTTGTActctttttcattttgtttttagtttttgCAGCATTGTATTCTTATTGCTGAGTCTTGGAGCAAATCCAATGGCAATTAAAGATGTAATTATATCATTCCTTACCACTCCATTGTTACTGTGCTGGTAGAgggagaacaaaaaaaaagaaaacatgaatCAGACCTTGGGAACTAGGTTCGCTGTCCCAAATGGAAAACTTCTCTGTTCTTCAAAATAGGGTTCATGCGAGGCTCTTGGATTTTTTTGACCTTTTGCTTATTCAGTACAGTTATTTGTAACCAGTCTGCAGGGGTCTCTTTTGCAAATAATGCTTGAAGTCTCTTTAGGACCTGTAGGGACGGATTAGCGGTTACACTAGTGTGTTATTACTTTTCTCCCAGGTAGCATCCCAGATGCCCGGAGTGACGTCAAGTCAACTGGGGAATTTCCTGACATTGAATGTAATAACAATATTCTTTCACCAAGCCTGCAGGAACTAGGACTGTTTCTTGCTGAAGTTTTCCACCCTACTTCTAGCTCAGATTGTGCCTTTGAGATGCTCATCCCGCTGTGATGTGTTCAGAAATCCCATCGTCCAAAGATTTATCCGACAAAATCCTCTCCTGAAAAGACTCCAGTTTAGTCTACTAGCATTGAAGACATACTAATGCTCTTATGTGGCCAACCACACGGGGGGTATGGAAGGTATGCTGTAGACGATTTTATTAGGTACTGATATGAACAgtctactcaaaaaaaaaaaaaaaaaaaaaaaaggagacatACTAATGCTAAGGCCCCTGGACAGCCCCCTATTCCTTTTATTGGTCTCATGAGCTTGCGGTGTAAAGATCACCATGGCATGCCGTGGACCGACCGAGCATCTCATGCCCCTAGTCAGGCAATCTCCATCTTCTAAGGGTTGCTGACAGAAGTAGGCATAATTCCTAAACAGCTACACCAGGTACGGCCATCTTGATTGCTGCCTAAAAATAGTTCTCTTCTCCCACACGTAAGTGCACGATCACGACATCTTGGGATTGAAATTTGACTGATACTTTACAGCCATTTTCACCATCTCCCTAGTTTGTTCGATTGTTCCTTGTGGGCCAGAGGTTATGCAAGCTTTCATTGCCTAAAGCTACAGGGTTCCAGTTCCCGCCAATTCTCGCGAGTTAAAAGGCCACCGCCGGCGGATGTGGGCACGGTCTAGCTTCACCACCACTCGCATGTAGAGGACGTGTCTGTACGCATGCGCCCGGTATTTGCAACTTGAACATACtatgtaaaaataaataaaagttctatatatgtacatattaaCATAAGTATGGCTGTATCAGTGTTAGACTGAATGAACCAGCTTTCTCATTGACTCCTCTTTCACAACATTAGAAAATCTCACTAACATTCACTAATTTTTCACATGTACACGGCCGAACCACCATGGAAACAAGAAATGAGCTCCCGATATCAGGATACAGATAGCAAATCAGTGATGTCTTTTAACTGACATTGgcaagataaaaaaatattgccCAGTAAATCTGTAAATGTAGACCAGAAGACTGTCCTTTCTTAATAAACTCTCGGGCGAAACACCATTATACCCTCTTAAACTGGTCTATTATACTGAAATTAGAATTAGCTGGTCCAAGAAAACACACACTTCCTGCACAGGCCTATGAATAGTTTGATTAGGGTTTATATTAAAAATACAAGTGGTGGGATAGGATTTAGGGTGGATAAAGTTTCAAAAAGTTAAAAGCTTAAGGTTCATGTTAAAGATAAATAGGGCTTCTGCTTGTTCGGAAATAACATCGAAAAAAAGagattaaaaaaagataaaacaaatGGATGAATAAGAGCTCGTCCGAAGGAGAAAACAATCAGCTTTATCAAGCTAATTGTCAACCTCAATATTGGGACTGTGGATAAAGATTTTACGGATAAAGACACTCTTAGTGTTGATGGACATGGACCATAAAGGCAAGTTTTTGAAAACTTAATGATGGATACAGTGAAATGAGATTAAGgcaagcttttgaaaagttAATGATGGATACAGCGAAATGAGATAAACTACCACGGGAATCTCATAATCAGCTGTCATAGGTTCTGAAGCAAGAATATTAACATCCTTCACCAACATCGACACCTGTAAGGCATCTTCTAGGCTCTTTGAAGATGTCATTACTTTCAATAAGACTTCACGTATTGGAAGAGTGCAGAAATCCTCAATTTGTTAACTAGATTCAGCATATAAATGGGGGAAAAAATACCATCATATCTTGTTGCATAGCAATGCCCATTCCTACGCAGACTCAAACACAAGTTAATAAGTCAGTACTTTCTGGACCTCATATAACAGAATACCAcacaccctctctctctctctctctctcacacacacacacacacacacacaaaacacAGCAGCAAAATGTTACGGGGTGCTCCTTGGCCAACAAGATCATGACTGAAACAAAGAGACCAACCAAACATCTGAAAAGTGTAAACTAAAAAAATTATTCCACATTTATTtgcttcttttcctcctctaaTGCAATTTGCATTAAAATCTCCCCCAAAGTGTAGAGTCTTTTATAAGTCCTTAATAAATAGCAAGCATTTATTGAGATGAGAATAGTGACAAAAGATGTCGCAGTTCTCTAAAGAGTATAATTTTAATGGAAAATCCAAGTTAATTTAACAACTCTACAAGGAGCATTAAGCACAACAAGTAGTTATAACCTAATTCTGCTCGAAACTTGTCTGAAGCAACAAGTACATGCAGCAGTTAAGGACATAATTCAAACCCTCAGTTCTATTCTCGCCTTTGAACTTCGGGCCTTCTGGTATTCAAAGCTAAAACAAAATAAGCAACCTGAAAAAATGTAATGGCATCAGCATTCCGAAGATTGTGCTCCTTCTTGATATCTTCAAGAATGGACTGCATCAAAACTGATTAGCTGTAGGTCAGAGCAACTAAGACCAAGAAGTGCAAAATATTTACTTCAATAAACCTACCATTGCAGCCTCCTGACAGAAACTGAATGGGAAATTGTATAACGAGTCCAAATTATTGTCCTTTGGCAAAGAAAGGCTTCCATGATCCCATGAAGTTCTTTCTAATGGCCCACACTGAACCTTATGAACTTTTAGCAAGCCATTTCCCGAGGGCATGCAGAAGATTAATTGATTGCCTCTCAGAGCCATCCTAACAGCAATAAAGAATAACAAGAGTAATATCAACAAGAACACCACCAACAACAACAAAGACAACTAAACATCAGTTGCTTGGCTCGAATGCAAATAATTCCCGCTTGCCTTCTCGCAGTTGGCCAAAATTCATACCACGAAGGCAAGTAAATGGTCCACTAAATTGTGAATGGCGTTCAAAGTTCCTTGGCCCTCAAGTTCCTTCTTTTtatctcttcctcctccataaTCGACATGAGAGAATCTTCAGAAGTTATCTCCAACAACCTGCACATAAAAAACTCTTCTACATGAAATTCCTAGTTTCCAGCCCAATAAGGCAACAGTTACAAACCATATCTTAGGATGTTAAAAATTCTCAACCTGAGAGAATTTATAGATGCTTGATAACAATGATGAACAATGCTTAAGCACTGAGGCTGTCTTACAATGAATTAATAAGACAAATTCATAATATTTACTAAAGCGATTATGTCAACACCAAAACCTCTCCAACAACCTGTACACGAGACTCTCTCAGAAGAACAGGAGACTGTGACATTTAATGCATGGGACATACAATAAACAGAATATTAGTTTATTATCAGAATCAAAGGCAGAATTGCCGATATGATATTGTtcacatatataaatatagacTGCTCGCACACCGATCGGCGCTATAAACTAGCATCAATCATAGGACAAGAGGGCACTGGCATTAAACAAAATCTGCAACATTATTTGGATGCCATACCTCTATTTAACATGTATAAACCATACCTCTTTGCAAAATTTGCTCTACTTCATTCCATATTATctatcttttataaaaaaaataattgtatcCGTGACATGCACACAAGATTCCTACACAACGGCTATATTCGAATAAGCGGGCTGCCACGCAGGATAAGAGAACACGGTATCAGGTCCAAACACGACGCGGGAGGTTCTCTGCATGCTGCATGGAACAAGGACTTTGTGACTTGAGACACGTCCGGTGAGTTCATGGCGTGAAACACGAAGCTTGAGTGACGCGTGGCAAACTAAGCGTTAACAAGATTTGGCCCCACCGCATGGATGCGTTAAATAAATTCCCATGGCTGGCGATCTGTCCGCACGGCGTTGATCACGCTTTGGATCCGCCCAAAGTTCCCCTCTACCGTCCAAACAGTGGAACGTAACCGTCCTGATCTAACCATCTTGAACCGTCCGCTCTGGATTCTAGGTGGGCTCCACCATCACCTTGTTCCCCAGGACCAACTAGTCTGATCCACTGATCCGGCGGTCCTTCGGATATTCTCCAGTACCCCTTTCGTGGATATCACCGGCGCCGGGCAACCCTTTTGAAAGTTCGAAACTTCACGGTGTCCACGTGGAGCTGTCTACGGGACCGGCGGCACACCGTAAACATTAGTGGCGTAATAACGTTCGAATGTTAGGGATATATCTGTAATTATGGAGTCATTATTTTTGAATAGGTTAACTGACGGAGACgcagatgagagagagagagagagagagagagagagagagaagggggcgtTCGGTTTTCGATACGACCGAAGCCTCGCCCCCTTCTTTAAATCCCAGCTCTAATTCGACGGCGATCTCtccaacgagagagagagagagagaggtactCAAAAGCCAAAGCTCCACCTCGTGCCTTGACGCCTCCAaagctctccctctcttctccttctcttcttgtacCGTTCTGTTCTTCTCTCGGAGTTGGTGGCCATGGCACAGGTGGTAGCCACTCGATCCGTCCAAGGTTCTGCCCTCTTCTGCTCCAGCTCCGGATCTGGGGCCCGGAATAGCCCCTCTCTCGATAAGATCAAGCCCTCGAAGCTCCCGGCGAGATTCTTCCAAGGAAAGGAGCGGAGGAGCACCAAGGGCAGTTCTTGCTGTTCGCCAGTTGTTGCCGTGGCGAGCCGGGTGCCTCGGGACGAGGCGATTGTTCTTCCTGTCACTCCCGAGGATGTCCCGGAGGTGATTcgttctcttctcttttcttgcggTTCTTTCTTGCAACaagtttagattttttttttttctaaatatttttgaCTAAACATTTTTCTTGCAACAAGAATTAAAAGCTGCGATTTTTTCGCCTGCCCTCTTTCTCATCTGTTAGATTTCTCCAGTTCGGcacaatttttttaattgttattaTTTATAATTCTTCCATTCTGATGGATGTGAAATTCACTGTTCTCAGTGTTCTCTGATTAACTATTTTCTgcttaaaatttgaaaatttcactTGAGTATGGCTAATTTAATCATTGATCTGACCAATCTGCTTGCTGAAAAATTTAATGGAAATATGCTTCCTTATTAAGAAACCTGTTATTATTGTTGATTTTAGTGATTCCGAGATAATTAGGAATAATGGTGATTGTTGGTTATTAGGAAGAAGCAAAATATCAGCACCTGAAGAGCATTCAACAGTTAGGAGAGGTATCGCAAGGAGTATGGTCCAAGCCGAACGCGAGGCGCAAGACAAAGATAATCTGCACTATCGGCCCATCCACCAACACAAGGGAGATGATATGGAAGCTTGCTGAGGCCGGCATGAATGTCGCTCGGCTGAACATGTCTCATGGAGATCATGCATCCCATCAGAAGGTCATTGATCTGGTGAAAGAGTACAATACTCAATCAAAAGACAATGTGATTGCAATCATGCTTGATACCAAGGTAAGCTTGATCTTTCCTTTGTAGAATTTCTAGTTTGCCACATGGGGGAGCTGATCTCATGTTCGGAAATCACACTACCATCGGTTCAAGATTACTAGGGTACTTCTCATACTGTGCTTTCCTGAAGGATGAGTACTTATTTGGTTCGTAGTATTTtgcaaaaaagaagagaaactgTGCTctcgatttttttttctagatgAGCTCCAAACAGTTATCCAGCTTCTTTCACAATTCTTGAATTTGTTGAGATTGATGAGATGGGCAATTTGGGTCCCTAGTAAAATCCTAAGATATGCTCTATGAGGGTAATACCctcttattttcatgttttagtGTTCATGTGTCCATGCATTCAAATGGGGGCTAATAATATAACTATGGTGGTATTTATATGTTCTCACTTGACTCATAACGATGATAATTCCAAGAATGAATGCATGAAAGAgttagttccacatttcttttTTATAATACCCATCAATGTttcaaatatgatttttcttctCTCATCATATCTTATCCTTCAGGGCCCAGAGGTTAGGAGCGGTGACTTGCCGCAGCCAATTTCATTAACTAGTGGTCAGGAGTTCACTTTCACGATAACAAGAGGAGTTGGCACAGAGACATGTGTCAGTGTAAACTACGATGACTTTGTCAATGATGTAGAAGTTGGAGATATGCTTCTTGTGGATGGTATGTTAAATTGATTACATTGCCATGCAGTCATTAATAGATAAAAATATAAGAGATGTACGTACATAACCATCCATATATATAGGCCTAGGCtgatttttatcatttttatggTAAGAGGAAGTCTATATGCCAGAGTGCTTAAAAAACAAAGACACTAAACAAAGATGAGGTGCAGATCCCTATCTATATCGAATTTGTGAAGATCATAATGCGTCTCCATTTCATAGCACATAAATGGATgaaacttaatgtttcatttggAATATATTGGAAGTTATCATGATATGCAGATAGAAATTATTATCGAAAGATTAAATTCTGAACTCATTACCGAATGTCCTTTTAATTAGAACACTCTGTTTATTGGAGCACCAAAGATACACATGCTTTCCAGACTGTTGATGTACTTTTTATGTGCAATAATATCTGAGAACTTTCATATGACAAGGCTAGCAACTTTAGTATAGCATTCATAATATAGGTGGGGATACCTATAATTACACAGGTGGAACTCATGTAAAACAAGTTTAACAAGCTGATGTTAATGGAGCATTTGACATCTAACTGGGAAGTATCTGAAGAGAACGGTTCTGAAAGCCAACCATATAGTTGAAATAAGGTCTGTTGAGTAAAGTTTAATAATTTAGTTCCACACCACAACTAACCTGTTACTCGTTGTTTTACTTGTACTTATCTCTGGAACGCTAGTATTGGTTTCTTGTGAAATGTCCTTGGGTAGCTGAAAAtgaaggtcttcctaactggaAGGATGGACACAAGAATTAATTCCAAGCACTTCTTCATAAATTGAAGATCTTTTTATTAGCTTTGAGTTTTGTTGGTTTGATAATTGAGTACTAGTTACATCCCTTTTCATCCTTCAGGAGGAATGATGTCCTTAATGGTCAAGTCAAAGACTGAAGATTCTGTGAAATGTGAAGTTGTTGATGGAGGTGAACTTAAGTCCAGGCGGCATTTAAATGTCCGAGGAAAGAGTGCGAACCTGCCATCAATTACTGGTGAGAAATTTATGAATCAGGTTATATCCTTCTCCTGATATAACtatattttccttttctatatatTGGGGTTTACTATTATATGCAAGCTTTTTAGGTTTTACTATCATACCAAAGCTTTTTATCCAAATAGACACTTGCTGCTCTATTGGTCCATTTGACTTTCCTTCCATATCTCTTGCAGATAAGGACTGGGATGATATAAAATTTGGAGTGGAAAACAAAGTTGATTTTTATGCAGTTTCATTTGTCAAAGATGCAAAAGTTGTCCATGAATTGAAGGATTATCTCCAAAGTAATTGCTCAAATAGGATTTCTTATGTCTAAACTAACATGACTCTCCACATTGTGGTTCAAAATGGCAGCTAAGCATGatactttgttttcttttcgtTTCTTTTTTCCAGGCTGTGGTGCTGATATACATGTGATTGTGAAAATTGAAAGTGCAGATTCTGTTCCAAATCTGCATTCTATAATTACTGCATCCGATGGGGTAAGCATTTGAATGTGGTGACTCACATTACGCTGTTTGAGTTCTAAAATTAGCAACCATTAGCGTGGAAAATCTCTTTCTGGATGCTGCAAACAAACAATGCTTGCTGATTTGGCATATCTCTTCAAATACTCTGAATgtgatgtgtgtgtgtgtgtgtgtgtgtttttttttttttggtgataggTCCGCTTAACATTATTAATGCCTGGTCTTTGATACATCCAATAACTCCCATCCATACATAAAGAGGTCCTAGTTTTGGTGGATGGCCACAGTCTATTGTGCCAGCCTCCATAACTTGGAATTGTAAGCTCTTGACCATGAAGCATTATTTATGCCAACTTCGAATGATCAAAGCAACAAATTCAGATTCCTTGTGGAAAGTAGGAGTGGACACCAGTACTTAAGTGACATTTTTGATTATGATTGGAGATCAGGTTGCTTTATGTATGGCAGGAAAAAGGATATGTGTTGGTTAGATACTATCTTGGAGTTCGGTAGAGGATTGCATGGTAGCGCTCTTAAGCATGCAAACAATTACAATGGGTGAAAAATGTAGTTCTAGACTTTGATAATGTACAACAGCAAGAGCAAGAGTTTGGAAGTTGATACACACGAAAAGCTGTATGCTCCTAATAGATTACAATCCTGGTGCTTAGAATATAGAATTCTTAGAGGAGAGTATATTGTCTACACTCCACATGGCTTACAAAGACCTAGAAACTAGTATTTTTTTTCCATATATCTTAGGTTGCTTGCCACTTTTAGTCACCACCTTTCTACTGATAAGGACAACCAACCATTAAATTCATGTCCCATCATTTTTCATGATTCACCGGTCTTCTCTAGTCCTCTGTGGCATTCAACAGTGAAAGTATCTTTTACATTCATGCCCTTCCTCCTTAATACATGAGCCaacaacacccccccccccccccccccaaaaaaaaaaaaaaaaaatgtatgtgTAATTGAATGCAGCTCTCATAGAACAAATTTGGGGGCCTAAAACGTGGTGAATGCTGAAAGTTTCTAATCCAAGATGACAGTTCCCTATGTCCATGGTCCTATGATACATTTAGAAAAAGAATAAAGGGAAACCAAATTAGGCTTAAAATTTTTTGGGAGTATTGTTGCACAAAGAGTTAACACCATGCTTAGCACCTTGCATAAAAATTCTTAGAGAACATGTGAAAGCATTGACAAAGATAAAAAGAGAATCATACTACCCAACCATTTTTCAAGG
This portion of the Phoenix dactylifera cultivar Barhee BC4 chromosome 11, palm_55x_up_171113_PBpolish2nd_filt_p, whole genome shotgun sequence genome encodes:
- the LOC103708366 gene encoding plastidial pyruvate kinase 2-like, with product MAQVVATRSVQGSALFCSSSGSGARNSPSLDKIKPSKLPARFFQGKERRSTKGSSCCSPVVAVASRVPRDEAIVLPVTPEDVPEEEAKYQHLKSIQQLGEVSQGVWSKPNARRKTKIICTIGPSTNTREMIWKLAEAGMNVARLNMSHGDHASHQKVIDLVKEYNTQSKDNVIAIMLDTKGPEVRSGDLPQPISLTSGQEFTFTITRGVGTETCVSVNYDDFVNDVEVGDMLLVDGGMMSLMVKSKTEDSVKCEVVDGGELKSRRHLNVRGKSANLPSITDKDWDDIKFGVENKVDFYAVSFVKDAKVVHELKDYLQSCGADIHVIVKIESADSVPNLHSIITASDGAMVARGDLGAELPIEEVPLLQEEIIRLCRSMGKAVIVATNMLESMIVHPTPTRAEVSDIAIAVREGADAVMLSGETAHGKNPLKAVKVMHTVALRTEATMVGGETPANLGQAFKNHMSEMFAYHATMMSNTLGTSIVVFTRTGFMAILLSHFRPSGTIFAFTDEERVRQRLSLYQGVCSISMQFSDDAEKSLADALSYLQKQGMIKEGEEVALVQSGRRPIWRSQSTHSIQVRKA